The following are encoded in a window of Polynucleobacter sp. VK25 genomic DNA:
- a CDS encoding DUF4390 domain-containing protein has translation MSRRIKQFLFLSLMVLGVLSTTVSAEGIKIKSFELEKVDNDWLLNATFQIELSPGLEDAVQRGVVLYFQTDFDLIRSRWYWFDEKSALVQRQTRLSYQPLTQQYRIASEGFTFSAKTIAEALQAVGSVGGWRVIDGSQLDSSKSYTASMRMTLDLSKLPKPFQVNALNNRDWNVSSDWYRFPFTSNGPNLIKR, from the coding sequence ATGAGCCGAAGAATTAAACAATTCCTTTTTTTGTCCTTGATGGTTTTGGGAGTGCTCTCCACTACCGTTAGCGCAGAAGGTATCAAGATCAAATCCTTTGAGTTGGAGAAGGTGGATAACGACTGGCTTCTGAACGCTACCTTCCAGATTGAATTATCTCCAGGATTAGAAGACGCAGTACAAAGAGGTGTGGTCTTATATTTTCAAACTGATTTCGACTTAATTCGATCTCGTTGGTATTGGTTTGATGAAAAATCCGCGCTGGTACAAAGGCAAACACGTTTGTCTTATCAGCCGCTGACACAGCAGTATCGAATAGCTTCAGAAGGCTTTACCTTTTCCGCTAAAACTATTGCTGAGGCATTGCAGGCAGTTGGCAGTGTCGGTGGATGGCGTGTGATAGATGGCTCTCAACTAGACTCTAGCAAATCTTATACAGCAAGCATGCGTATGACCTTGGACCTTAGTAAGCTGCCCAAGCCATTTCAAGTAAACGCCTTGAATAACCGTGATTGGAATGTTTCCAGTGACTGGTATCGCTTTCCATTTACCTCAAATGGCCCCAACCTAATTAAGCGATGA
- the rsmB gene encoding 16S rRNA (cytosine(967)-C(5))-methyltransferase RsmB, whose translation MTDQKTPRSLPLSEAITIAAQAISEVMDGRSLTEVLDQLEPHERPIVQSLSFDALRKWVRSHELIKQFIPKTPPPEVDHLLSVAIALFLQETSESKGYPAHTIVDQSVKACGEYDPTMYAKGLVNAVLRKVSLLVQPPEGEKRFPPDPIPMYVPAWWRANLKRNYSKAWQSILFQQAKRAPLILRVNQKQYTREQYQALLSEAGISSKPIEALAGIQLPSALLLPEAVPVSDLPGFYSGAVSVQDAGAQLAAVLLNPQEGELVLDACAAPGGKTAHLLELADCSMRALELDGERIGKIGGNLDRLRLHSDKVRVLRGDASKAAWWDGVLFDKILLDAPCSASGIVSRHPDIPFLRREADIKALQERQRSILNQAWKMLKAGGTLLYVTCSIFPEEGDGQAIWFADQHPDALRLDAPGQILPGELNDGFYYALFKKNGP comes from the coding sequence TTGACTGATCAAAAAACACCACGCAGCCTCCCGCTTTCTGAAGCAATTACGATTGCTGCACAAGCAATTAGCGAGGTCATGGATGGGAGATCACTCACAGAAGTTTTAGATCAACTAGAGCCTCATGAACGCCCAATTGTGCAGAGCCTTAGTTTTGATGCTCTACGTAAATGGGTGCGTTCTCATGAATTGATAAAGCAATTTATTCCAAAGACTCCGCCTCCTGAGGTTGATCATTTGTTAAGCGTTGCAATTGCCTTGTTTTTGCAAGAGACAAGCGAGAGCAAGGGTTATCCAGCGCACACGATTGTTGATCAGTCGGTAAAGGCTTGCGGTGAATATGACCCAACCATGTATGCCAAGGGTTTGGTGAATGCAGTCCTGCGTAAGGTAAGCCTCCTAGTTCAGCCACCAGAAGGTGAGAAACGCTTTCCACCTGATCCAATTCCAATGTATGTGCCCGCTTGGTGGCGAGCAAATTTGAAGCGCAATTACTCGAAGGCGTGGCAATCTATTTTGTTTCAGCAGGCCAAGCGTGCTCCGTTGATTCTGCGCGTAAACCAAAAGCAATATACGCGCGAGCAATATCAAGCTTTATTGTCTGAGGCTGGAATTTCATCTAAACCAATAGAGGCATTGGCAGGCATTCAATTGCCTTCTGCCCTTTTACTTCCAGAGGCGGTGCCGGTATCTGATCTGCCTGGTTTTTACAGTGGCGCCGTATCTGTGCAAGATGCGGGTGCACAGCTGGCAGCGGTTTTGTTAAATCCTCAGGAGGGCGAGTTAGTGCTCGATGCTTGTGCTGCTCCCGGTGGAAAAACAGCGCACCTATTAGAGCTGGCGGATTGTTCAATGCGGGCTTTGGAATTAGATGGTGAGCGAATAGGCAAAATTGGGGGCAACCTAGATCGTCTTCGCTTGCATTCTGACAAGGTTCGAGTGTTGCGTGGCGATGCCTCAAAAGCTGCATGGTGGGATGGCGTTCTGTTTGACAAGATTCTGCTCGATGCACCTTGTTCGGCTTCGGGAATCGTGTCTCGTCATCCTGACATCCCATTTCTCAGGCGAGAGGCGGATATCAAAGCCCTTCAGGAAAGACAGCGTTCGATTTTGAACCAAGCGTGGAAGATGCTCAAAGCAGGAGGTACGCTTTTGTACGTTACCTGCTCAATATTCCCCGAGGAGGGCGATGGGCAGGCAATTTGGTTTGCTGATCAACACCCCGATGCGTTACGATTAGACGCTCCAGGCCAGATTTTGCCTGGCGAACTAAATGACGGTTTTTACTATGCTTTGTTTAAGAAAAATGGGCCATGA
- the htpX gene encoding zinc metalloprotease HtpX: protein MFNFAKTAVLMAAITALFIVVGGMLGGEQGMLMALLMAVGMNFFSYWFSDTMVLKMTNAQQVDERSAPQFYGVVKELADKAGLPMPKVFLINEDAPNAFATGRNPENASVAATTGILKILSNRELRGVMAHELAHVRHRDILISTVAATMAGAISALANFAMFFGGRDSEGRPNNPIASLMVAILAPIAASLIQMSISRAREYEADRGGAEISSDPEALAHALEKIHNYAQGIPFQAVEQHPETAQMMILNPLSAGGLAQLFSTHPPTEERVARLMSMAKNGTYPGVN, encoded by the coding sequence ATGTTTAATTTTGCAAAGACTGCTGTTTTGATGGCAGCAATTACTGCCCTCTTTATTGTTGTTGGCGGCATGCTAGGCGGCGAGCAAGGCATGTTGATGGCCTTGCTGATGGCAGTTGGTATGAACTTTTTCAGCTATTGGTTTTCTGACACCATGGTGTTGAAAATGACTAATGCGCAGCAAGTTGACGAGAGATCTGCGCCCCAGTTTTACGGCGTAGTGAAAGAGTTGGCAGATAAAGCTGGCTTGCCAATGCCCAAGGTATTTTTGATTAACGAGGATGCACCCAATGCTTTTGCAACTGGGCGAAACCCAGAGAATGCTTCTGTTGCTGCAACAACTGGCATTCTAAAAATTCTCTCCAATCGTGAATTGCGTGGCGTGATGGCCCATGAGCTTGCTCATGTTCGTCATCGGGATATTTTGATTTCGACTGTTGCCGCCACCATGGCCGGAGCTATTTCGGCATTGGCAAACTTCGCTATGTTCTTTGGTGGGCGGGATTCTGAAGGCAGGCCCAATAATCCAATTGCCAGCTTAATGGTTGCAATCTTGGCCCCCATTGCAGCAAGCTTGATTCAGATGAGTATCTCTCGCGCAAGAGAATACGAGGCCGATCGTGGCGGCGCAGAAATTAGTTCTGATCCAGAAGCGCTTGCGCATGCATTGGAAAAAATTCATAACTACGCTCAAGGCATTCCGTTCCAAGCGGTTGAACAGCATCCTGAAACAGCGCAGATGATGATTCTTAACCCTTTGAGTGCTGGCGGTCTTGCACAGCTTTTTTCAACCCACCCGCCTACTGAAGAGCGGGTGGCACGCTTAATGAGTATGGCTAAAAACGGGACATATCCCGGAGTAAATTAA
- the fmt gene encoding methionyl-tRNA formyltransferase — MKIVFAGTPEFAAQAMRAIYDAGHEIVLALTQPDRRAGRGMHLQASPVKEFALKHNIPVLQPETLRRNSIDPQKQAQAQAAYELLSSIQFDAMVVVAYGLILPQEILDISERTDRHGSFNIHASLLPRWRGAAPIQRAIEAGDAKTGVCIMQMDAGLDTGDTLLVADLDMTSDETSTSLHDRLAQLGAKSIVDVLNDLQQGKSLARAPQVNTGITYAEKILKTEAEIDWSLSAQEIDRRIRAFNPFPGAASHLDGQAIKLWNSRPAAVQATSSVGNPGDILGFSASGAYIQCGEGVLEVLEMQKPGGKKIDAKACLHSIGVGEKLLRFQAKE, encoded by the coding sequence ATGAAAATCGTCTTTGCTGGAACCCCTGAGTTTGCTGCGCAAGCGATGCGCGCAATCTATGACGCTGGACATGAAATCGTTTTAGCTTTAACCCAGCCCGATCGTCGCGCCGGCAGGGGAATGCACCTGCAAGCTAGCCCTGTTAAAGAGTTCGCCTTAAAACACAATATTCCGGTGCTTCAGCCCGAGACATTGAGACGCAACAGTATTGACCCACAAAAACAAGCCCAGGCACAGGCGGCTTACGAGCTTTTATCCTCTATCCAGTTTGATGCCATGGTAGTGGTTGCTTATGGGTTGATCTTGCCCCAAGAAATTTTAGATATTAGCGAGAGAACGGATAGACACGGCAGCTTCAATATTCATGCCTCATTGTTGCCTCGTTGGCGAGGTGCAGCACCGATCCAGCGAGCGATTGAAGCGGGTGATGCCAAGACGGGTGTTTGCATTATGCAAATGGATGCGGGCTTAGATACTGGAGACACCCTTTTAGTTGCTGATCTTGATATGACTAGCGATGAGACTAGTACGAGTTTGCATGATCGATTGGCGCAGCTTGGCGCAAAATCAATTGTTGATGTTTTAAATGACTTGCAACAAGGGAAATCTTTGGCTCGGGCGCCACAAGTAAACACAGGCATTACTTACGCTGAAAAAATACTGAAGACCGAAGCAGAAATTGACTGGTCATTAAGCGCTCAAGAAATTGATCGACGCATTCGTGCCTTTAACCCGTTTCCGGGGGCAGCTAGCCATCTCGATGGGCAGGCAATCAAGCTTTGGAACTCAAGGCCAGCAGCTGTGCAAGCTACTAGTTCTGTTGGCAACCCAGGCGACATCCTTGGTTTTAGTGCTAGCGGCGCATATATTCAGTGTGGCGAAGGGGTTCTTGAGGTTTTGGAAATGCAAAAACCTGGTGGTAAAAAAATAGATGCCAAAGCATGTCTGCATTCGATAGGCGTTGGTGAAAAATTGTTGCGCTTTCAAGCAAAGGAGTAG
- the def gene encoding peptide deformylase, with the protein MALLTVLCYPDPRLHKVAKPVAQVDARIKKIVADMADTMYEAPGVGLAATQVDVHERIVVIDVSDEQNELMVFINPEIIWASSETKSWREGCLSVPEFYDEVERPAQIRVKALDIDGKEFEIDADGLLAVCLQHELDHLQGKVFVEYLSILKRTRISQKMKKRAKELVGQR; encoded by the coding sequence ATGGCTTTATTAACCGTCCTTTGCTACCCAGACCCACGCTTGCACAAGGTTGCTAAACCTGTGGCGCAGGTCGATGCCCGTATTAAAAAAATTGTTGCCGACATGGCGGACACAATGTATGAAGCACCCGGCGTTGGCCTAGCGGCAACACAGGTGGATGTTCATGAGCGCATTGTGGTGATTGATGTATCTGATGAACAAAACGAATTGATGGTTTTTATTAACCCAGAAATTATTTGGGCAAGCTCTGAAACCAAATCTTGGCGCGAGGGTTGTTTATCTGTTCCAGAGTTTTATGACGAGGTTGAAAGACCCGCACAGATTCGTGTGAAGGCCTTAGATATCGATGGCAAAGAATTTGAGATTGATGCTGATGGCTTGTTGGCAGTGTGCTTGCAACATGAGTTAGATCATTTGCAAGGAAAAGTGTTTGTTGAGTATTTATCTATTCTCAAGCGAACTCGTATCTCACAAAAAATGAAGAAGCGCGCTAAAGAATTAGTAGGTCAGCGCTAA